One Paenibacillus crassostreae DNA segment encodes these proteins:
- a CDS encoding sensor histidine kinase: MKNQTKLWMLMLISATISILLFIPLSIVIGNIGNQGYDLKSLNTISQEILDTIEEHRAFHTADITPILDNAHRNHPDIRFEWIAADGSTIYDTFGEKKNYNFQQLADRMLHMPETLWGIDDPITLTFSISQEDQPYYLLMGLSSDAMKEGQFYFFMRTFKALSIFMLPLIVAFIIPYLLSLRFFSSMNRRINKLNHAMGQLNLQSEITVLEDTKKDEIGQLTAHYNAMAHRIQNQAEQIKQFDNRRKLLMSNLSHDLRTPLTMILGYAETIRAGLYKDEKELQASAKVLLQRSRYMDKLLDQLLDITRQDEDNLEMYVTMDNLSEIVRKIAADYLMFLEGQNFTVEVNIPDKDIEAWIDSSLIERALRNLLDNAIRYGSEGHYLEIGLLEKDDAICMTVIDKGRGIPLQNQEHVFERFYRVDSSRKGEGLGIGLSIVKEIIIGHGGSITLTSVPHEKTVFEIQLPNHQRKQ, from the coding sequence ATGAAGAATCAAACAAAGCTTTGGATGCTTATGCTCATTAGTGCAACCATCAGTATTCTTTTGTTTATTCCACTTAGCATTGTTATTGGGAATATAGGAAATCAGGGATATGATCTAAAAAGCCTGAACACCATCTCGCAAGAAATCCTCGATACGATTGAAGAACATCGAGCTTTTCATACCGCAGACATAACGCCAATACTAGATAATGCTCATAGAAACCATCCTGATATTCGTTTTGAGTGGATTGCAGCAGATGGATCGACCATTTATGATACCTTCGGGGAAAAGAAAAATTATAATTTTCAACAGCTTGCAGATCGTATGCTTCATATGCCCGAGACCCTATGGGGCATCGATGATCCGATTACGCTTACTTTTTCTATTAGCCAAGAGGATCAACCCTATTATCTACTCATGGGATTGTCCAGTGACGCCATGAAAGAAGGCCAATTTTATTTTTTCATGCGTACCTTTAAAGCCTTGTCTATTTTTATGTTACCGTTAATTGTTGCTTTCATAATTCCCTATCTATTATCTCTAAGGTTTTTCTCTTCTATGAACAGACGCATCAATAAGCTCAATCATGCTATGGGACAACTTAACCTCCAAAGTGAAATCACTGTACTAGAAGACACGAAAAAAGATGAAATTGGCCAACTTACTGCGCATTATAACGCTATGGCTCACCGTATCCAAAATCAAGCCGAACAAATCAAGCAATTTGATAACAGACGCAAGCTGCTAATGTCTAATCTTTCCCATGATCTACGAACCCCACTAACGATGATTTTAGGCTACGCAGAAACGATTCGCGCAGGACTGTATAAGGATGAGAAGGAGTTACAAGCCAGTGCCAAGGTTTTGCTGCAGCGCTCTCGGTATATGGATAAGTTATTGGATCAATTGTTAGATATTACTCGGCAGGATGAAGACAATTTAGAGATGTATGTTACCATGGATAATCTATCTGAAATAGTGAGGAAAATTGCTGCAGACTACCTGATGTTCTTAGAGGGGCAAAATTTCACTGTTGAAGTAAATATCCCTGACAAAGATATCGAAGCTTGGATTGATTCATCCCTAATCGAACGTGCATTGCGCAACCTGCTCGACAATGCGATCCGTTACGGATCAGAAGGCCATTATCTTGAGATCGGGCTTTTGGAAAAAGATGATGCGATATGCATGACGGTTATCGATAAAGGTCGTGGCATTCCTTTACAGAATCAAGAACATGTTTTTGAGCGGTTCTACCGTGTTGATAGCAGCAGAAAAGGCGAAGGACTTGGTATCGGATTATCCATTGTTAAAGAAATCATTATCGGCCATGGCGGATCAATTACCTTGACGAGTGTCCCTCATGAAAAGACAGTGTTCGAAATCCAGCTACCAAATCATCAACGTAAACAGTAG
- a CDS encoding winged helix-turn-helix domain-containing protein, protein MQAQLRRHRPQSSYPAKVLRLNKLVLDIDNYVLRNDGKSFPVTPVECKLLALFMQNPDRVLTKREIYKQVWNHENFDGNNLSVFISKLRNILEPTEGSPHYLHSIRGIGYKFSGDGQ, encoded by the coding sequence GTGCAAGCACAGTTAAGAAGACATCGCCCTCAATCTTCTTATCCTGCTAAGGTTCTGCGTTTAAATAAATTAGTGCTGGATATCGACAATTATGTTTTGCGAAATGATGGAAAGTCATTTCCTGTAACCCCAGTAGAATGCAAACTTTTAGCATTGTTCATGCAGAATCCAGACCGTGTTTTAACCAAAAGAGAAATTTACAAGCAAGTGTGGAATCATGAAAACTTTGATGGCAACAATTTGAGTGTTTTTATAAGCAAACTACGTAACATTCTTGAACCAACGGAGGGTTCCCCTCATTACCTTCATAGCATACGTGGAATCGGGTATAAGTTCTCAGGTGATGGACAATGA
- a CDS encoding LysR family transcriptional regulator: MEIRVLRYFIAVANEENISAAAKQLHLSQPTLSRQLKDLEINLGAALFERGNRKITLTDKGRYLFKKAKEIVELVDKTEANFKESKEMISGEIYIGGGETEAMNFIARASKELLEHYPSIRFHLYSGNADDITSRLDSGLLDFGIVIEPTDKQKYDYIKLPATDVWGVLMRKDSPLAYKQFIQPIDLIDKPLLISRQTAVSNEFTGWFGKNIEDFNIVATYNLLYNAARMVEGNIGYALCLDKLINTSGDSKLCFKPLNPKLEANLNIIWKKHQVFSNAANKFLDQLRNNIGKLRL, encoded by the coding sequence ATGGAAATTCGAGTGTTACGCTATTTCATTGCTGTAGCGAATGAAGAGAATATTTCGGCTGCCGCAAAACAGCTACATTTGTCTCAACCTACATTATCAAGACAATTAAAAGACCTTGAAATAAATTTAGGAGCAGCTTTATTTGAAAGAGGAAATCGAAAAATCACTTTAACAGATAAAGGGCGATACTTATTTAAAAAAGCGAAAGAAATCGTTGAGTTAGTAGATAAAACCGAAGCTAATTTTAAAGAATCAAAAGAAATGATTAGCGGTGAAATTTACATTGGTGGTGGTGAAACAGAAGCTATGAATTTTATTGCCAGAGCATCAAAAGAATTACTTGAACATTATCCAAGTATTCGATTTCATTTATATAGTGGTAATGCTGACGATATTACTAGCAGGTTAGACAGTGGATTATTAGATTTTGGCATTGTCATAGAACCAACAGATAAACAAAAATACGATTACATAAAATTACCGGCTACTGATGTTTGGGGAGTTTTAATGCGCAAAGATAGTCCTTTAGCGTACAAGCAGTTCATTCAACCAATAGATTTAATAGATAAACCACTGTTGATTTCACGTCAAACTGCCGTCAGTAACGAATTCACAGGATGGTTTGGAAAGAATATTGAGGATTTCAATATTGTCGCAACCTATAATCTTCTTTACAATGCAGCACGAATGGTCGAAGGAAATATTGGATATGCATTATGCTTGGATAAACTTATTAATACCTCGGGAGATAGCAAGCTTTGCTTTAAACCTTTAAACCCCAAATTAGAGGCTAATTTAAATATTATCTGGAAAAAACATCAAGTATTTTCTAATGCTGCAAATAAATTTTTAGATCAGCTTCGAAATAATATCGGTAAGCTCCGATTGTAA
- a CDS encoding sugar O-acetyltransferase codes for MDMKDFIDFCKKGNPISGEDKELHGLLTQCSYQAQKTTMELNTSYHSREEIVEIFSELTGNKVDSSFMCFPPFYTDFGKNIMIGKNVFLNTGCSFQDRGGISVGDGTMIGMNVTIATLNHGLPLETRNVTYPSPVIIGENVWIGSNATILPGVTIGDNSVVAAGAVVTKDVPENTVVAGVPAKELKKINNNFE; via the coding sequence ATGGACATGAAAGATTTTATAGATTTTTGTAAGAAAGGCAATCCAATTTCGGGTGAGGATAAAGAATTACATGGACTATTAACTCAATGTAGTTATCAAGCTCAAAAGACCACAATGGAATTGAATACATCCTATCATTCAAGAGAAGAAATAGTGGAGATTTTTAGTGAACTAACAGGAAACAAGGTTGATTCTTCTTTTATGTGTTTTCCGCCTTTTTATACAGACTTTGGGAAGAATATAATGATAGGAAAGAATGTGTTTCTCAACACAGGTTGTTCCTTCCAAGATAGAGGTGGAATTAGTGTAGGAGACGGTACAATGATTGGTATGAATGTCACGATTGCTACACTTAATCATGGGTTACCTTTGGAAACGAGAAATGTAACCTACCCTTCTCCAGTTATCATTGGCGAAAATGTATGGATTGGGTCAAACGCAACAATACTGCCTGGCGTGACGATTGGGGACAACTCTGTTGTTGCGGCAGGAGCAGTTGTCACTAAAGATGTTCCAGAGAATACTGTCGTTGCAGGAGTACCAGCAAAAGAGCTGAAAAAAATTAATAATAATTTTGAGTGA